One genomic segment of Hordeum vulgare subsp. vulgare chromosome 2H, MorexV3_pseudomolecules_assembly, whole genome shotgun sequence includes these proteins:
- the LOC123426721 gene encoding keratin, type II cytoskeletal 2 epidermal-like: protein MADQYGSSGYGRSGAGGDYENKTSNEGYDRREGGYNKSGAEDYDTGYKKSGTDDYDRSSGRGGYNKSTGDDEYSGAGYKKSGGDEYDSGYNKASNEDYGRNKSGTDDYDRSGGGYKKSSGEDEYSSGGYKKSGGDDEYSGGGYKKSGGDDEYIGGGYKKSGGDDQEYGSSRGETEKYRKEEKEHKHKEHLGEIGALASGAFAMYEKHQVKKDPENAHRHKIEEEVAAVAAIGSGGYAFHEHHEKKEYKESAEDAEDEESGRGEGKKKHHFFG from the exons ATGGCTGACCAGTACGGCAGCAGCGGCTACGGCAGGTCCGGCGCCGGCGGCGACTACGAGAACAAGACCAGCAACGAGGGCTACGACCGCCGCGAAGGTGGCTACAACAAGTCCGGCGCCGAGGACTACGATACCGGGTACAAGAAGTCCGGCACGGACGACTACGACCGCAGCAGCGGCCGCGGCGGCTACAACAAGTCCACCGGCGACGACGAGTACAGCGGCGCCGGGTACAAGAAGTCCGGCGGGGACGAGTACGACAGCGGctacaacaaggcaagcaacgagGACTACGGCCGCAACAAGTCCGGCACCGACGACTACGACCGCAGCGGCGGCGGGTACAAGAAGTCCAGCGGCGAGGATGAGTACAGCAGCGGCGGATACAAGAAGTCCGGTGGCGACGACGAGTACAGCGGCGGCGGATACAAGAAGTCCGGTGGCGACGACGAGTACATCGGCGGCGGGTACAAAAAATCTGGCGGCGACGACCAGGAGTACGGGTCGTCCCGGGGCGAGACTGAGAAGTaccggaaggaggagaaggagcacaaGCACAAGGAGCACCTCGGCGAGATAGGTGCCCTCGCCTCCGGCGCCTTCGCCATG tACGAGAAGCACCAGGTGAAGAAGGACCCGGAGAACGCGCACCGGCATAAGATCGAGGAGGaagtggcggcggtggcggccatTGGCAGCGGCGGGTACGCGTTCCACGAGCACCACGAGAAGAAGGAGTACAAGGAGTCGGCGGAGGACGCCGAGGACGAGGAGTCCGGCCGCGGCGAGGGGAAGAAGAAGCACCACTTCTTCGGCTAG